The sequence GTGCCGAAGCCCCTGTCCTGTTTGCCAAGGCTGCCCAGATTTTCATCACAGAGCTGACCTTGCGGGCGTGGATACACACAGAAGACAACAAGCGCAGAACGCTCCAGGTACCTGGGGTTTGATGGGGGCGGCCAGTGGCGAGGGCATGGAAATGCTGGGGAACCAGAGGGGGGCTCACTTCCCCTTCCTGGGGTCTTGTAAGGGTGCGGGACACGTTAGCTAGGGCTAGAAATGTTCTGATATGTCATGCAGACGGATGGTAACTGGCTTCCCCGTctccctaccattcctctctggcCATGGATCATTGTAATGTCCTCAGGCTCTTGAAGAGACATAATTGTCATTCCGCTGGCCCCCGTGACTTAGAGGCTCCAATTCCCACAGGGTTCCTGGACccgctccctccagttactgagAACCAAAACGCAAAAGCTTGTCCTTCCATTTATGTGATCCCAGGAAGGAGGCAGTGCTGGGTTGGAGCCTAGCGTCTCCATAGTGAAGCCAGGACCGACACCCCCCCGGAGGGGAGGCCGGTGGAAACCCAGCAGCCTTTCAGTCCCAGACCCGATGGAGCATGCCGTCACCCGAGGGTCTCAGACTTCTCGGACCTGTCCCACCTCACCCTgcccttctgtttttttttttttcattcagaaaaacagtgtggtctagtggatagagcacagtcctgggagtgagtcagagggacctgggttctaatcccagctccactacttgtgaccttgggcaagccacttaactcccgtgcctcagttacctcatctgtaaaatggggattggaactgtgaatcctattttggacagggactgtgtccatcctaattagtgtgtatctaccccagtgcttaatcagtgcctggcacatagtaggagcttaacaccataaaaaagtaaagcaGCTTTTGCATTGTTTAATGGCCAAATCCCCATCCCCTCTGTGATGGTCGTCCAGCTCTGGTGTGATGAGGACCAGTCCTAGCACCCTTCATGCTTACGGGAGAGCATCCAGAGCCGAagtcctgccctgtcctgccgttttgttttctctcctgtagtttgttgttgttgtttttgcccctgtttcctcctgcctgggtGAGCGGTTTTTATATGAGCAGTTGACGTCATGGAGAATTTGagaacctcccccaccccccggccctttTCTCTCACCTTCATGAGCTCTGTCAGAGTCCAGTCATGGCCAGCCTCAGGTTTGGGGAGCGGCTGTGTAATATTCAAGCCAACAGCTATCTTATCAAGAGCACAGTTGGCAGGATCGTTGGGCTGGAGTTTTGCATTTCAGTGGCCTGGGGCCATTACGGCATCAACGGAAGGAAGAAACGGAAATTTTCCATCCACCTGCTGTTTTGTCCAAAGAACCAGCATGCATAATGCCGTGAAGTTTGGGATCATCTGAGGTTTTGACCCTGTTTTCATGTCACTGCCCGGAGACAGGCAGCTTCGCGCTTGGTGAAAGCCAAATTACCGGGCCCTCTCTCACACCCTCAAGTAGAACCACCCCGAGCTCCAAGTGCTCACTGGACCTCTCGGGTCATGGCCTCATTTCAGGAAGatctaataattgtagtatttcttcagcgcctactgtgggccaaGTACCAGGATAGATAGACTTTCATgacgccacacagcagatgagagacgactgggattaaaacccaggtctccaagCTATCAAGGTTTAAGGCAGAGCATTGAGGAAAGACTTGGTCTGGGAGGTGGCGATGAGCCCAGCCTCTGCCTGCAAGCAGCAGGATTGCCCCCTATGGGATTTAAGGCAGTCCCTCAAGGAGACCTAGATcgatctatcagtgatatttattgagcgcttactatgttcactgGGTGGTGATTTGGGCCCTTTGAAGGACAGTGGAGAGCTAGAAACAAAGGAACCAGCCCGCTTCCATATTGCTGGTTTTGCCTCCGGTTTCAGTCTCTGGCAGTTGAGAAGCCAATTCCTGACATAGTTAACGTCTGTTAACCGGCCTGAACTGTCGTCGCCTCCTGTACTGTTTCCAACAGCGGCTGCGCCCTCCAGTCTCCTCCACATTGCTTGGGGGTCAGGCCTCCCTCTTTATGTGAGGTTGCCCCGTCAGACCATTCGGCAGCTCTCTGGGCGAATGCCAGTGGATGCACCAGGCGGATGCCAGCATCCCATCAGTGTCTCTCATCAAACACATAGGGGCTTGGGGACTCTTGCCCCCAGCCTGAATGCCCTTCTGGTTTCCATTTCAGCGGAATGACATCGCTATGGCAATCACCAAATTTGACCAGTTCGATTTCCTCATCGACATCGTTCCCCGGGATGAACTCAAACCCCCGAAGCGCCAGGTGAGTTGGGTGGGTGCTGCCAGTGCCCGTGAGCAGAGAGTGCCATCACTAGTACCCCTGCACCATcgttggagaagcagggtggtttatggacagggcacgggcttggaggtcagaaggacctgggttctaatactggctctgccacttttctgggcctcagttacctcatctgtaaaatggggtttaaagagtgtgagccccatgtgggacaaggaactgtgtccaacctgattaaccccagtgcttggaatggtgcttggcatgtagtaagtgcttaacatgtaccataattattattactcttattaggcTCACCTTCTCTTCCAGCCCCAGCCTACTAAatgttcttctccctcctctttccctaaaCCAGCTCCAGCCCCACTGGCCCCTGTTATGCCGGAGATTAGtaagagacagaggagggaaggggtgggatacACATTTTCCCAGGAAGCTTGTGACCAGTCCTGGCTCAGAGTTAGAGGGAGCACAGATGGGGGATTGCTCAGGGGCAGGAAAGGTGAATTGGTGGAACGGTCCTTCTGAAACCCCAGCAAACCGTCAGTCAGGTGgtggtattccttgagcgcttatggagtgcagagcagtgtaccaagtgcctgagaaaatacaacacaaatggagttggtaaacttgacccttgcccacagggaactgGCACTTAATCGCTGTTTTGTTCACATTatcagatggggaagagagggaattgTCCCCTGGCGACCCTCACCCTGGCTTCTTCAGGTCAAAGGTCTAGTGTTTTTTACTCAGCCAGGGCTGCAGGCGCTAGGCTCTCTGCCCAACAGTTGAGCTGTTTGTGGGCGGGGCTATTTCCAACGCGAGCTCCACATTCCTAGGAACTGATTGCAGGGTGACCGTTGCTAGCTTCAGAGTTGTGGAGCAGTCATAGTAATTACTCTTGTGGCCATATTTATTAGACACATACTGGTGCACCAAACACTCGTAGGTATGAGCCCAATCTGAATGGACCTAGCCCCCACCTCACACGaggttcataatctaagaggaagggaggcagaaatctaatctaatccccattgtccagttgaagaaactgagggccaaGAGAAATATGTGActcccctaaggtcacacagccggggaATGGAAACCAGGTCTcatgactctcagccccatgctctgtgcactgggccacactgcctctcaaggtAGAGTAACCAGGAACAAGAGCCAAACAGACCCCTAAAGGGATGGCATTAGGGATCCAGGTAGTACCTTCCTACCACCGTGCACCACTCCCACCTTTTCAACTGCCTCATGGCCCGTCACATCACAACCCCTGTCCTCGGCTCTTCCCCCTCTGGGAGGCTCCAGGAAAAACAGGCAGCCGAACACATGGTGTGGCAGGTGGCGGCACCCCCATCCGCCTCGCCTGCTTCCTAAACAACACGGTACCTGACACTGGATGTTGGGGGAATGCAGCTCCAGTGAGTCGGTGGGTTGTGCTGGCACCTGTGAGTTCAGTTGGACTTTGCCAGTTTTGTCCTGCAACTTCAAGATAccgatccctccccacccctcccccacgtTGCTTGTACTTAGGACATTTATTAAACATGAGTGGCCAGGCAGCAtgttaagtactggggaggatacagatcaccaggttggacccaatccctgtgccGCTCAGGGTGTGAGGCTGGGGGAACgaatgtcttatccccattttagaggagaagaaaccaagacccagagagtcttactgacttgtccaaggttggcAGATAAGGAGAATTGATTGTAGAAGGTGAGCACAGGGGCCTCGTTTTGGTACTCTTGGAGTGGACAGTGTGTTGTTAGCGAGCCCAGAGATGGGCGGCTGGAGAGGGCCCCTCCTGCCATCTCCACCACTTTCGCTCGGGAGCCAGCGAGACGGAGCGAAGCTTGTTCCCCAGGGACCAAGTGCCTTACCCCGTGCATCCTTGACAGTCTTTGCCACTGTAAACATCCTTGACTGGAAGCTGGAAGGTGCCGAAGGAGCTTTCAGTCGGATGTTTACAGCGGCAGGCTGCCACATTCGGCCCGACCCACCAGCCTGCGCCAAAATGCCCCCAGCTTGTGCAGGGAGAGGCCCAGAATGccagaacttcctccccttcGGGTCCCCACTGGCTGCAGCCGGGTTAGTTTGCCTGCTTCTGAGTGAACCGAGCCCTGAGTCCATCTTTTTTTGCTAGGTTTTTCATCCCTTTACCTGGAGGCCACTGGGATGGGGCATCGTATGTCCACTACTCCCTGCCCtccaaccccccccaaaaaaatggcCCCATTTGGGACTCTCTGTCCAGCCCAGTGCCAGCTCTAGGGAGACTCTGGATGGCCTCTTTAAGAATGCCCTGAGTCCCGGTATCTCCTTGGCATCGGCCCACTCTTACAAGGGTACTGTGGACCTTCTCTGACCCTTGTGGGACCACTGCCACCACACTTCTGAGGGCGcaaaacacacactcactctctctcccccgccccttgGCTTGGGAGGGACGTGGCAGCATGTACTCCTGCTCTGGCGGCAGGGATGGCCTTTGGGGGTTAATGTCGAtttctcaatctctcatccctctGGCCGACCTCGGCCCTCAAGCCAGGGCCAGGGAGCAAACCCTAGCGACAAAGAGGCTGTGGAGTCACTTGTCGGGCTTCACTCCTGCCGGAGTCCTCCTGTCATTTCCCCGGGCGGGGCGTTCTTCTAAGTGAGCTTCCCAGCTTCCCTCAGAAATTGGGTCAAacgtctctcctccccacctggtGCTTCAAAATCCTGTAGCAGGTAGAGGCCATCACTGCCCTCTCACCCACGCCTCCGTATCACTGAGTCTCTTTCAGCCATCAGGAACCAAAGCAGGATTGGGAAAGGGTTGGCAGTTCCCATCCCCGACCCAGTGGTTTACTGGGAGCAGCCATCTCTCCAGCCCATCCGCTCCCGGAAGCCTCCCCTCGGAGCTGTGCCTCCACTCCTTGGTCCACGGCCCACTGCCCTGCAGGTTCACGTGCCCAGGCGGGATCACTGTGTGGCAAAGTAAACTAATTGAGATTTCCCAGCTGCCTCAGAAAAGCTCCGGGGTCCCGCCTTGCCGACGCAGGAAGAGTGAGTCCCCCAACCTTGGGCGCCGGCTCCAGGGAGGCGCTCACTGGGTCTCGTTTTGGGGTGCAGGCTAGCTTGTTTTTTAGAGAAGGACCagagctgcttctctgccagctgGATCACCTCTGGCCCTGGGCCCCGCCTCACAGAGAGCCATTCCCAGGTCTTCCAAGTGGCCGGTCCTCTCATCTCAAGCGAGCACATAGGACCCTCCTTGCTACTGTAGCTTGCAgtgccacccccatcctcccagaagcagtgtgccaGAAGTGTCCAGCATGGGCCGAGCTTAGGTGGCTGCCGATCTGAGCGTGGGCGTTTGCCAGCCTCAGCCAAGTTTGCCACTCTGAGATTTGAGTTTTATTCTCTGCTTTACAGCTTACCCCAGCCGGGCATGCAGTTGAACGGGGAGGAGGACGGGTTGGGGGCGGGTTAGGCCACTCCTCTCACACCTCAAAGGAGCTATTTCTTTCATGTTTTCAGAGACgtcatttttttctccccccctgcTGCCCCCATTAAGTCCAAAATCCAGAAAGTGAATTTATTAGACTACAGAATTCAGCATGGAGCCGTGATTGGGTAGGGTTTCTTCTTTGGCTTCTGTTGGGTTTGGTCATCCCCGCGGGGACTCTCATTGAGCTCTAAAGGGAGGTCCCAGGGGACAAAGCCCCATCGCCGGCCTCCCTGCTGCCCTGCTCCATGTGGCTCCGGGGAGCCCAGCAATTCCTGATCCATTGAGGACCCGTGCCGTGGGGGGTGTAAACATCCTACACTCTCAGCTGTCAAGTcaaggaggctgggagagggttGTTTACTCCTTCCGCCATGGAGAACTTCAGCCAAGTCCAACGGAAGGGACTCTGCCAcgtccaccgccccccccccacctccacccaccccctccaccccgagCCCAGTGGTTTTCTGAAAGtgtctttccccacctctccccaaggTCTGGATAACCACTCATCAGCCCACTCTCCAGGGCCCCGAGTCACTCTCTAACCAGCTAGGAAACGTGCCACCACACCCTTTCAGGTTGGAAGCCACAGTGGCCTATAGGGTCAGTTCTGTGGACTTGGAAAGATGTGGAGGAGTagcctcccttcccaccctccactcCCACCTATGAGCCAGACAGTGACAACAGTTGACTTACTCCCACGGTCATTTCCCATCCCGATTCCAGCATCGGGTCATTGGGAAAGAAATgggttttccttcttcctctctggcTTTGGCTGCCGTTGGCAGCCCCCCAGGGCCCAGCACTGGGGGATAAGGAGGCAGCTCCGCTGACACGATGCTTCGTTAGCATCTTCCCAGCGCTCCGGCAATTAGTGCCGGGCTCCAGTAACCGGCTGTGACGGAGCTTCCTGCCAAGCCCTGATGTTGCACGGGTTTTCGCTGCAGTAATTATTTGCCTGTTTGCAACTCATCACGAACCAGGGGGTGGCCCTGGGGCTGCAGAACTTTGGGGGCCGGTTTTCCGGCGCCTCTGGAAATCTGTTTTGTTTGGCTGGCCGTAGCACAACTGAACTCCGCACATGCCACTTTCTCCTTGGCTTCAGATGTGGAGAGCTCAGCGCTCGGTGGGAGCGGGAGGCGGGGTTGAGGGGAGTGGAAATTCACCGTCGCCACAGCTGAGAAGTTggtcctttccttcttctcccacccgcCCGGCAGGAAGAAGTACGCCAGGCCGTGACTCCGGCCGAGCCCGTCCAGTACTACTTCACCCTGGCCCAACAGCCTACCGCGGTCCAGGTCCAGGGGCAGCAGCCGGGGCAGCAGACCACgacttccaccaccaccaccaccatccagcCCGGACAGATCATCATCGCCCAGCCCCAGCAGGGACAGGTGAGCCCGGAGGGCTTTGTGGAAGAGGCAGAGGCGGTGTCCCTGGCCTCCGTGCTTGGCATGGGGAACCCAAAGGTCCTCCCAGCCTTCTACAAACTGATGGGGTCTGCTCGGGATCACTCAggcgctcaatcagtggtatttattgagcacctactgggtgcagagcactgtatttaagcgcttgggagagtgtagtacagtAGAAATGGGGGggacccaattcctgcccttaGGGAGTTTGCAATCAATCTGCTCTGCCAGAGCAATGAACTACATGCTTGGAAGAATTTCAGTCATTACCACACATGACCctagcctcaaggagcttacagtctgctggatgtagagccctgtactgaatgcttgggagagaacaatccaatggagttggcagatccaatccctgctttcaaggaatttCCATTCTAGGGAGCCTCTAGTTCAGAAATCCTTTAGCGGAGGTAGGGAGATGTTCTTTATCTCAGAAACCTTCCCGACAAACACAGGTGCCAGTTGAGAGGGTCGATACCCCAGCAGGGGCTCAGTGCCCACTCCGGACCTTCTTTTACTGAGAGGTCCAGGAAGGTTTCCGATTGGCTCCTcggacctccccagcactggtgATCACCCAAACCACTGTTCCCTAAAGGAGTCAGAAACACTTGGAAACCACTCCCAGGAAAGTTACTCTGGTGGTCTGCTAGTATCCTTTCTCCCCAACAGCATCAGCTGGTACCTGACCAGCTCGGTCTCCTTGTTTTCATTGAGAACCCTGGCGATGTTCAGCTTTCAGGAGGGAGGCGGGGGTCTCAGGGGCTCAGGGCCCCTGCTGAAGGTCACTCTTTGGAGCCCCAttcctcatttctctctctctgcctgctgCAGCCCAGTAGCCTAGTAAGAGGGGCAGAGGGCTAGCCCTTCCAGACGGTCGCAGGCCCAGGCAGATGCTATGCCCATCACATGCTTCGTTTGGAAACCCCAAGGAGATTGAATCCCAAAACGGTAGAGGCAAGATTCAGCAGGAAAGCATTCTGTTTCCAGAGCCATCAGACAGTTTTGCcccatgaagggaggaagtggtCTCGGGAAACATGCCCGCCTCAGCTCACCTCATTGGTCCCATTCCCTGTGCCATCTGCCTCAGGGAAATGAAAAGAAAGGGGAATCTGGACTCCGTTTCCCTCAGGGTGGAGAGTAAGCATTTCCATCTTGTGTTGAGATTGGACACAGGGATTTTAGGGGCCCTGGACTCGGGGCTTCAAGGAGCCAGGAAGTCTCCGGATTGGGTCTTTATCACCCTGACGGGGAGCTCTGTAGTCTTGGCAGGGAGATGGGACAGGTGGGTCTGGGATCCGTGGGGGCACCCCTGCTCCCTGTGAAATAGGGCCCCGTGCCTCCAGATGTCAAATTCAGGATTGCATTgggcagggtgggagtggggctGGTTCCTCTTGGATTACTTCAGCCAACGAGCTTTGCAGGGTAAAGCGGGCCTGCTCAGATATGGTTCCCCAAACCTAAGAGCCATCCCCGGTCCCCTCAACTATTCCCAGTATCCCGTGCTCGGTTCCCACGGCACCAGCTGAGGAGCTGATGAACGTAGGTAGCCACGGACAGTCTCTGCCACTCAGGCTCTCACCCGTGGGCCACAgtgcccctgcccctggcccccagccctGACACCCTGCCTTGCCTCTACCCGCAGACCACCCCGGTGACCATGCAAGTGGGCGAAGGGCAGCAGGTGCAGATCGTCCAGGCGCAGCCACAGGGCCAGACGCAGCAGGCACAGAGCGGAACCGGACAGACCAtgcaggtcatgcagcagatcaTCACCAACACGGGGGAGATCCAGCAGATA comes from Tachyglossus aculeatus isolate mTacAcu1 chromosome 16, mTacAcu1.pri, whole genome shotgun sequence and encodes:
- the NFYC gene encoding nuclear transcription factor Y subunit gamma isoform X1, with protein sequence MSTDGGFGGAGSSDAQQSLQSFWPRVMEEIRNLTVKDFRVQELPLARIKKIMKLDEDVKMISAEAPVLFAKAAQIFITELTLRAWIHTEDNKRRTLQRNDIAMAITKFDQFDFLIDIVPRDELKPPKRQEEVRQAVTPAEPVQYYFTLAQQPTAVQVQGQQPGQQTTTSTTTTTIQPGQIIIAQPQQGQTTPVTMQVGEGQQVQIVQAQPQGQTQQAQSGTGQTMQVMQQIITNTGEIQQIPVQLNAGQLQYIRLAQPVSGTQVVQGQIQTLATNAQQITQTEVQQGQQQFSQFTDGQQLYQIQQVTMPAGQDIAQPMFIQSASQPADGQTPQVTGD
- the NFYC gene encoding nuclear transcription factor Y subunit gamma isoform X2, which produces MSTDGGFGGAGSSDAQQSLQSFWPRVMEEIRNLTVKDFRVQELPLARIKKIMKLDEDVKMISAEAPVLFAKAAQIFITELTLRAWIHTEDNKRRTLQRNDIAMAITKFDQFDFLIDIVPRDELKPPKRQEEVRQAVTPAEPVQYYFTLAQQPTAVQVQGQQPGQQTTTSTTTTTIQPGQIIIAQPQQGQTTPVTMQVGEGQQVQIVQAQPQGQTQQAQSGTGQTMQVMQQIITNTGEIQQIPITQTEVQQGQQQFSQFTDGQQLYQIQQVTMPAGQDIAQPMFIQSASQPADGQTPQVTGD